The Gallus gallus isolate bGalGal1 chromosome 3, bGalGal1.mat.broiler.GRCg7b, whole genome shotgun sequence genome window below encodes:
- the LOC421195 gene encoding protocadherin Fat 4 isoform X1, with protein sequence MAHSGSVDFALISWLMVICLDAQKITSIDCDTTPSTLQLSTFLDEYTDHRKHSRSQGRFGRAEVGERERDATLIISSMRRCMLFHEYRYLHKCDIEWIINIPPNVNLELKEYLFPEHLDYVELEYYSSANNATVKTRKPLDVDSIESDHLFYSIVCQRSGVIEIENGRDLQLEDVNDNSPEFLQALYNTSVSEVSAINSTVIKVEAQDKDLSPLFSHISYSLLGPNSDYFYIREGDGNIMVNKTLDYNKINHFNLTVLAKERFGNNSNTVSLIIDVQDYDTLNPYFSLSVYNGTISENKLGPLSILPEKIFAKDGDTGINEKVYYSIKLVKPPAYSNTFSISADSGMLEVKTAVDREECPYLFVGIEAAQQDNNLKTADAVVLVTIEDVNDNLPVLSQSSYNVSILENFPNGKEVLRIEAVDKDEGGFQGTFSLTPADSPFQISQDGILTVRNSTLLDREQTPSIHLQVTARDHLSPYDEAQSAINVLLLDENDNNPTFTDTQYEQVIFINMTAGMSILQVAADDPDDGINGAISFVLAGGNEDGYFELDKSTGQISLKAVIPLRVNESKNFVLWVTATDGGTNPRSSSVPVHIFAVGDSRPQFIQKTYNVSVEEELVSPVEVARVKYESLNPHIPVILRVLTESATFDVDVNGIIWTKIKLDFESQNNYTLNISLSDGVTTDYATVFIQVTDVNDNSPVFGITNTTIKILENTAAGTSVTSVPATDVDTGFNGLVVYTLKGAEGKMDIDASGLILLKKELDRETQGIYNLAVIASDQGQPRLSAVLNLTVVIDDVNDNPPVFSSSRYEVSVPEDKARGSELLTVSATDLDAGANALVKYRIISQQPLTSSPVFLVNLTTGQFFLSQKLDYETTKQFEVELEASDGGQPSLNTSTHVVIHVLDVNDNPPKFNQVTYDIVVFENIQKGSPVCTFSVTDDDEAGFSQGHFIHNSTFFTVDIPGIISLRNDTELDRETTPGFTLQVWAVDAEKDGLNSSSLFHITVLDVNDNNPEFQMQSYSFAVLEGDYRLGAPAVVGHVTATDLDEGENARITYYLSSEDGDNPYDIQQDGTILVNGCVDRETKEKYELLLVASDNGMPRRQNFTYISIQVLDVNDNVPQFTKVHYAASIPVATAKEGAFVLSVSATDLDIGNNSVISYSLMNHSDIFHINNHTGEIILLSSLAHVTADMVVTLTVIAADHGVPPLASNASVAVCLLVNDTGFGLAFESSRYEFNIPEEEPVRTVVGSVKALTGSIAIQVVYFLRSHTDKFAISDQGDIVTLATLDREDDNLYNIVVEAVDSVVPPNTAIALVTVIVNDINDNPPVFSELIQTKLSLPENMAPLDLGTFSATDLDIGDNAFISYYLQYDFAGMFHINTSTGKLMTGMSLDREMMDNYELKIIAIDSGKPPLSASLALSIAVEDVNDNSPVLSQKLYSVTVKENDPPHVILSTTATDKDIGYNAVIQYTIIGETSFHVGELSGNISTVQPLDYESCAHYTFTLKAFNPGEPHLQDTTNITVIVEDVNEEGPMFDKPSYFQILLDNSTAGTLVVDIDARDESKGYDEGIFYNITDGNSEGLFNLSSTSGVLTLTRDLNKQAFPLYNSLTVTATDSGLPPLSTSVKVSVTIAPTNISLPVFSEAVYQPAPLSEKTLPDTFVVQITVLYKVPVVYSIVAGDEKGYFIINPSTGTIRTGKKLTVEDSLIVFSVRATDSSTASIFNDVSVHVEVIDENDFPPVFTFSLLEQGLEENLPATQIVHLIARDNDTGRNGDLTYGILSGDGTKFRIDESTGILYSTVSFDYEEEPTEYQVVIYAEDDGTPEKKRGYCTVVVKITDVNDWPPVFNPVTPFSVNENVDVEFIVGKVTAMDRDTGDNAFVLYSLTGGGGNIFEIDALLGNIKIKNSPDYENVNKYTLTVTAVNNKSAPFYQATTNVTVLVIDVNDNAPVFAQNSYSTSINMINPVGVHVITVHATDKDQGQNGLIEYYIIPDLNFSAFFLIEDESEGKIITTGNLSRFEEVCLTVMAKDKGSPSLNSTAVITLNVIDNRPFVPRFSENKVSISVLENTGVDHSIYTFAVAETSGKLIVYTIVSGNEKGHFRLDPKSGQLKTAINLNYEEVSQYVILVEANEDVSSAAQVPSSGLFAQNVAMLTITVQDVNEKPAFLNSMYSALIPSSVPYKYPVITVQATDPDAGGNGLLTYSLLNHQEQFDVNENTGQIYTVSVVGYSGPIFLGLQAADQGGLTAHTTVNATIYVTSSSNIVVFVLNQKINAVERNIAEVKRVLEEKLEWNVYTIDIYCNELERRTRNKINETFIKIIAVDDADGEIPAEDVKRKLREQQENIEIELEEIFSAPVTTAVEEGPAFSVTPELIATIVLSVLLACTLIAFLIYVFFSIKRKRYGKKQMEMEGVDNPSVADKNRSLKNAVKLEGMNDVRMGATAFNNMEGTREGDADEDVPEANGKHSFLEMLQLEFDGDGGENAVLEGATEPRNVGAETTANITTKQDRSDLGSALSLASNPTKHTPEKELKGVTFSEVAIILDDELEKDEDEDDDVFPQ encoded by the exons GGCCCAAACTCTGATTACTTTTATATACGGGAAGGAGATGGAAACATCATGGTGAATAAAACTTTGGATTACAACAAGATCAACCATTTCAATTTAACAGTCCTAGCAAAG GAAAGATTTGGAAACAACAGCAATACTGTGTCATTAATAATTGATGTACAAGACTATGACACACTGAACCCctatttcagtctttcagtTTACAATGGAACAATCAGTGAAAACAAG ttGGGTCCTTTGTCTATTCttccagagaaaatatttgctaaaGATGGAGACACTGGTATAAATGAAAAGGTATATTACAGCATCAAGCTAG tGAAACCTCCAGCCTATAGCAACACCTTTTCAATAAGTGCTGATAGTGGAATGTTGGAAGTAAAGACTGCAGTTGATAGAGAAGAATGTCCGTATCTTTTTGTGGGCATTGAG GCAGCACAGCAAGACAACAATCTGAAAACAGCTGATGCTGTAGTACTGGTTACTATTGAAGATGTAAATGACAATCTTCCAGTTTTGTCACAGTCAAGCTACAATGTCTCAATTCTAGAAAATTTCCCAAATGGAAAGGAAGTTCTTCGAATAGAAGCTGTTGACAAGGATGAG GGAGGCTTCCAGGGAACGTTCAGTCTTACTCCAGCTGACAGTCCCTTCCAGATAAGTCAAGATGGGATTCTAACTGTGAGGAACTCCACACTGTTGGATAGAGAGCAAACACCGTCTATTCATCTACAG GTCACTGCCAGAGATCATTTGTCACCTTATGATGAGGCACAATCTGCAATCAACGTATTGTTGCTAGATGAAAATGACAACAACCCAACCTTTACAGACACACAATATGAACAAGTTATTTTCATCAATATGACTGCAGGAATGTCCattcttcag GTTGCTGCTGATGATCCAGATGATGGTATAAATGGAGCAATAAGCTTTGTCTTAGCTGGTGGCAATGAAGATGGATACTTTGAACTGGATAAATCCACAGGACAAATCAGTTTAAAAGCAGTAATCCCATTAAGAGTCAACGAGAGTAAGAACTTTGTCCTATGGGTAACAGCTACTGATG GTGGGACAAATCCAAGGAGTTCATCAGTGCCAGTACATATATTTGCAGTTGGAGATTCCAGACCTCAGTTTATTCAGAAAACATATAATGTGTCTGTGGAGGAAGAGCTAGTCAGTCCTGTTGAAGTGGCAAGA GTAAAATATGAGTCTCTAAACCCCCATATACCAGTTATATTGAGAGTACTGACAGAATCAGCAACATTTGATGTTGACGTCAATGGAATCATCTGGACAAAAATCAAACTGGACTTTGAATCCCAGAATAATTATACACTAAATATTTCCTTGTCAGATGGAGTTACTACTGACTACGCTACTGTGTTTATCCAAGTTACAGATGTCAATGATAACAGTCCTGTGTTTGGTATAACCAACACTACCATTAAGATTCTGGAGAACACAGCAGCTGGAACTTCTGTTACCAGTGTGCCAGCTACTGATGTGGATACTGGTTTTAATGGATTAGTGGTTTATACTCTGAAAGGTGCAGAGGGAAAAATGGATATTGATGCCTCAGGATTAATTTTGCTGAAAAAGGAATTGGACAGAGAAACACAAGGCATCTACAACTTAGCAGTGATTGCTAGTGACCAAGGCCAACCCAGGCTTTCTGCAGTTCTCAATTTAACAGTTGTCATTGATGATGTGAATGACAACCCTCCAGTCTTCTCATCAAGTAGATATGAAGTGAGTGTCCCTGAAGACAAAGCACGTGGTAGTGAACTACTGACAGTATCTGCTACGGATTTGGATGCAGGTGCCAATGCCCTCGTGAAGTACAGGATCATTAGCCAACAACCTCTAACTTCCTCACCAGTGTTTCTTGTCAATTTGACCACCGGACAGTTCTTCCTGAGCCAGAAACTGGATTATGAAACCACAAAGCAATTTGAAGTAGAACTGGAGGCATCAGATGGAGGGCAGCCAAGTCTTAACACTAGCACGCATGTTGTTATCCATGTGCTAGATGTCAATGATAATCCACCAAAATTTAATCAAGTAACTTATGATATAGTTGTGtttgaaaacatacagaagGGTAGCCCTGTCTGCACATTCAGTGTTACTGATGATGATGAG gctggCTTTTCTCAGGGACACTTCATTCATAACAGTACTTTTTTTACTGTGGATATTCCTGGAATAATTTCATTAAGGAATGACACAGAACTGGACAGGGAGACTACACCTGGATTCACTTTACAA GTATGGGCAGTTGATGCAGAAAAGGATGGTCTTAATTCAAGTTCCTTGTTTCACATCACAGTTCTAGATGTCAATGATAATAATCCTGAATTTCAGATGCAGTCATACAGTTTTGCAGTTCTGGAGGGAGATTACAGGTTGGGTGCTCCTGCTGTAGTTGGACATGTAACTGCCACTGATttggatgagggagagaatgCACGAATTACTTATTACTTATCATCTGAGGATGGGGATAACCCATATGACATCCAGCAG GATGGAACCATTTTGGTTAATGGCTGTGTAGATCGTGAAACCAAAGAGAAATATGAACTGCTGTTGGTGGCATCTGATAACGGAATGCCTCGAAGGCAG AATTTCACATACATCAGCATTCAAGTATTAGATGTGAATGATAATGTTCCTCAGTTTACAAAAGTGCACTACGCGGCCAGCATACCTGTAGCAACAGCAAAAGAAGGAGCATTTGTGCTGTCAGTGTCTGCTACTGACCTTGACATTGGGAACAATTCTGTTATTTCATACAG ccTAATGAACCATTCTGATATTTTCCATATAAATAACCATACTGGAGAAATCATCCTGCTCAGTAGCTTAGCCCACGTCACAGCTGACATGGTTGTTACACTGACGGTTATTGCTGCTGACCATGGAGTTCCTCCACTTGCATCAAATG CTTCTGTTGCTGTCTGCCTGCTGGTAAATGACACTGGCTTTGGGCTGGCTTTTGAAAGCTCCAGGTACGAGTTCAACATTCCAGAAGAGGAACCAGTCAGGACTGTTGTTGGCTCTGTAAAGGCACTGACTGGAAGCATAGCCATACAAGTAGTATACTTTCTGAGATCACATACTGACAAGTTCGCTATTAGTGACCAAGGAGACATTGTGACTCTTGCCACGCTAGATCGAGAAGATGACAACCTATACAACATCGTGGTAGAAGCTGTTGATTCTGTGGTGCCACCCAATACAGCTATTGCTTTG GTAACTGTGATAGTAAATGACATCAACGACAATCCTCCAGTTTTCTCAGAATTGATTCAAACAAAACTATCTCTTCCTGAGAATATGGCTCCTCTAGATTTGGGAACATTTTCTGCTACTGATCTGGATATAGGAGATAATGCATTTATAAGCTATTATTTGCAATATGATTTTGCTGGAATGTTCCATATTAACACTTCCACAGGCAAGCTAATGACAGGAATGTCCTTAGACAGAGAAATGATGGACAATTACGAGCTGAAAATAATA GCCATTGACTCTGGCAAACCACCACTATCTGCAAGCCTAGCTCTAAGCATTGCTGTAGAAGATGTAAATGACAACTCACCTGTGCTCTCCCAGAAGCTGTACTCAGTGACCGTAAAAGAGAATGATCCTCCACACGTG attTTGAGCACAACAGCCACAGACAAAGACATAGGGTACAATGCCGTTATTCAATACACTATTATTGGAGAGACTTCATTTCATGTTGGAGAACTTTCTGGAAATATTTCAACAGTGCAACCTCTGGACTATGAAAGCTGTGCCCATTATACCTTTACACTGAAAGCTTTCAACCCTGGCGAGCCACACCTCCAAGACACAACAAACATTACAG TTATTGTGGAAGATGTTAATGAAGAAGGACCCATGTTTGATAAACCCTCGTATTTCCAGATCCTTCTAGACAATTCTACAGCTGGCACATTGGTGGTAGATATTGATGCAAGAGATGAAAGTAAAGGTTACGATGAAGGCATTTTCTACAATATTACAG atGGGAACTCAGAAGGCCTCTTTAATCTTTCCAGTACCTCAGGAGTACTCACATTAACAAGAGACTTAAATAAACAGGCTTTTCCCCTGTATAATTCCTTGACGGTCACTGCTACAGATTCAGGTCTGCCACCACTTTCAACTTCTGTAAAG GTATCAGTAACAATAGCTCCCACCAACATTTCACTCCCAGTGTTCTCTGAAGCAGTCTATCAGCCTGCACCTCTGAGTGAGAAAACACTGCCAGATACATTTGTTGTACAGATCACTGTGTTGTATAAGGTCCCTGTGGTATACAGTATTGTGGCTGGAGATGAAAAGG GATATTTCATTATCAATCCATCCACTGGTACCataagaacaggaaagaaattgaCAGTGGAAGATTCTCTAATCGTTTTCAGTGTAAGAGCAACAGATTCATCTACTGCTAGCATATTTAATGATGTTTCCGTGCATGTGGAAGTCATTGATGAAAATGACTTCCCCCCAGTTTTCACATTCTCTCTACTAGAACAAGGGCTGGAAGAG AATTTGCCTGCTACCCAGATTGTCCACCTGATAGCTCGGGATAATGATACGGGTAGAAATGGTGACCTAACATATGGCATTCTCAGTGGAGATGGAACAAAATTCCGGATAGATGAGTCAACTGGAATTCTTTATTCTACTGTCTCCTTTGATTACGAAGAGGAACCTACAGAGTACcag GTTGTAATATATGCTGAAGATGATGGAACCCCTGAGAAGAAAAGGGGTTACTGCACAGTTGTCGTAAAGATCACTGATGTTAATGATTGGCCACCTGTGTTTAATCCAGTGACTCCGTTCAGTGTAAACGAAAACGTGGATGTGGAATTCATAGTTGGAAAAGTCACAGCAATGGACAGAGACACAGGAGACAATGCTTTTGTTCTTTATAGCCTTACAG GTGGTGGaggaaatatatttgaaatagaTGCATTACTTGGGAACATTAAGATAAAGAACTCTCCAGACTATGAAAACGTGAATAAGTATACCCTTACAGTGACTGCAGTCAACAATAAATCTGCCCCTTTCTATCAG gcAACTACTAATGTCACTGTCCTAGTGATTGATGTGAATGATAATGCTCCAGTATTTGCTCAGAATTCATATTCCACTTCCATAAACATGATAAATCCAGTAGGTGTACATGTCATAACTGTGCATGCTACTGACAAAGATCAG GGGCAAAATGGCCTTATTGAATACTACATTATCCCAGATCTAAACTTCAGTGCATTCTTCTTGATAGAAGATGAGagtgagggaaaaataataacaactgGAAACCTGTCTAGATTTGAAGAGGTCTGTTTAACAGTGATGGCAAAGGACAAAGGTTCTCCATCTTTAAATAGTACTGCTGTGATTACTCTTAATGTGATTGATAACCGTCCATTTGTTCCTCGGTTTTCTGAGAACAAAGTCAG catttcagttttggaaaacaCAGGAGTGGATCATTCAATTTACACTTTTGCTGTGGCTGAAACTTCGGGAAAATTGATTGTTTACACAATTGTATCTGGCAATGAAAAAG GTCATTTTAGATTGGATCCAAAGAGTGGTCAgctgaaaacagcaattaattTGAACTATGAGGAAGTTTCTCAGTATGTGATTTTAGTAGAAGCAAATGAAGATGTCTCATCTGCTGCACAAGTCCCGTCTTCAG GACTGTTTGCCCAAAATGTGGCGATGCTGACAATCACAGTGCAGGATGTAAATGAAAAGCCAGCATTTTTGAATAGTATGTACTCTGCTCTGATACCAAGCTCTGTGCCATACAAGTACCCGGTTATTACAGTTCAG gcAACAGATCCAGATGCAGGAGGTAATGGACTTTTGACGTACAGCTTATTGAATCATCAAGAACAATTTGATGTCAATGAAAATACAGGGCAGATTTATACGGTTTCTGTAGTAGGATATTCTGGACCAATTTTTCTGGGACTCCAAGCTGCAGACCAAGGTGGACTCACAGCCCACACAACAGTCAAT gCAACTATTTATGTCACTTCCAGTAGCAATATTGTGGTGTTTGTTCTTAATCAGAAGATCAATGCTGTTGAAAGAAACATTGCTGAAGTAAAAAG GGTCCTGGAGGAGAAACTTGAATGGAATGTATACACTATTGATATTTATTGCAATGAGCTTGAAAGgagaacaagaaacaaaattaatgaaACCTTCATAAAAATTATTGCAGTTGATGACGCAGATGGTGAAATACCTGCAGAAGATGTAAAAAG aaaactcagagagcagcaggagaacaTTGAGATAGAActggaggaaatattttctgcacCTGTCACTACTGCTGTGGAAGAGGGTCCTGCATTCTCAGTAACTCCTGAACTCATTGCAACCATCGTTCTCAGCGTTCTGCTAGCCTGTACCCTCATAGCCTTCCTGATATACgtctttttttctattaaaaggaaaag GTATGGAAAGAAGCAGATGGAGATGGAGGGTGTTGATAATCCATCTGTGGCTGACAAAAACCGAAGTCTGAAAAACGCAGTGAAACTGGAGGGCATGAATGATGT AAGAATGGGAGCAACAGCATTTAACAACATGGAAGGCACCAGGGAAGGTGATGCTGATGAAGATGTACCTGAAGCCAATGGAAAACACAGTTTCCTTGAGATGCTACAGTTAGAATTCGACGGTGAtggtggagaaaatgcagtGCTTGAAGGGGCCACTGAACCTAGAAATGTAGGTGCTGAGACCACTGCTAACATCACAACGAAACAG GACCGCTCAGATCTTGGGTCAGCTCTCTCATTAGCGTCTAATCCCACAAAGCACACCCCTGAGAAAGAACTAAAAGGAGTAACGTTTTCAGAAGTGGCAATTATTTTGGATGACGAGCTTGAAAAAGACGAGGACGAGGATGATGATGTTTTTCCACAGTAA